In Alkalihalobacterium alkalinitrilicum, a genomic segment contains:
- a CDS encoding transposase, with protein MIKEKHSNEQLPNELSAVFSELQVSKHLRQAGIRKNFGFSCAYLFQLVFSLIFHQKNWFTLVTSKKSERYPGKDTVYRFVNHSKFAWRKFLLLFSTATIQKVSVLTSKDRPKVLIIDDSTFDRNRSKNVELLARCFDHASLKMRFYKGFRMLTLGWSDGYTFMPVDFSLLSSKTSSINGINEEIDKRSSGYKRRSEALQSAPDQIPAMIERALSNGIEASYVLMDTWFTQQPLIQAIVEQGLDVIGMVKNAKQRYQVDGQMVSLKELYRSASPLQGKKGLLRSITTTMKNGVSVKVVFVQNRNKKSEWLAILSTDCTLSEQEIVRIYGIRWDIEVFFKTTKSLLRLQKEFQGRSYDLLISHTTIVFTRYIVLSWQNRCHTDERTLGGLFYDLCDEVNELDWAVALQQLIELLQDVLKKSNKQTQQLLKNQLSQWIAGLPNYIRAYLPILVCES; from the coding sequence ATGATAAAGGAAAAACACTCGAATGAGCAACTACCAAATGAACTTTCTGCAGTATTCTCTGAATTACAAGTATCAAAACACCTTCGCCAAGCAGGTATTCGAAAAAACTTTGGGTTTTCATGTGCCTATTTGTTTCAGCTTGTTTTTAGTCTGATCTTTCATCAAAAAAATTGGTTTACCCTTGTCACTTCTAAAAAGAGCGAGCGTTATCCAGGCAAAGATACCGTCTATCGTTTTGTAAATCATTCCAAATTTGCTTGGCGGAAATTCCTTTTACTCTTTAGTACAGCTACCATTCAAAAGGTCAGCGTGCTTACATCAAAGGACCGTCCAAAAGTGCTAATTATTGATGATTCTACGTTTGATAGAAATCGTAGTAAGAATGTGGAGTTACTTGCCCGTTGTTTTGATCATGCTTCCTTGAAAATGCGATTTTATAAAGGATTTCGAATGCTTACATTAGGCTGGTCAGACGGTTATACTTTCATGCCGGTTGACTTCTCTTTACTAAGCTCAAAAACTTCTTCTATTAATGGGATCAACGAAGAAATTGATAAACGAAGTTCTGGTTACAAGCGCCGTAGTGAAGCTCTCCAGTCAGCACCTGATCAAATCCCAGCGATGATTGAACGAGCATTATCCAATGGTATCGAAGCCTCTTACGTATTGATGGACACGTGGTTTACTCAACAACCTTTGATTCAGGCGATCGTCGAACAAGGACTTGACGTCATTGGCATGGTCAAAAATGCGAAGCAACGTTATCAAGTTGATGGTCAAATGGTTTCATTAAAAGAACTCTACCGATCCGCGTCGCCCCTTCAAGGAAAGAAAGGGCTTCTTCGTTCCATCACGACGACGATGAAAAACGGCGTATCGGTTAAAGTCGTGTTCGTTCAAAACCGTAATAAGAAGAGTGAATGGCTTGCCATTCTAAGTACAGATTGCACGCTTTCCGAACAAGAAATTGTGCGTATTTACGGCATCCGTTGGGATATTGAAGTGTTCTTTAAGACGACAAAATCGCTTCTTCGCTTACAGAAAGAGTTTCAAGGACGCTCGTATGACTTACTCATTAGTCATACAACCATTGTTTTTACTAGATATATCGTTCTTTCTTGGCAAAATCGTTGCCACACAGATGAACGCACATTAGGTGGTTTGTTTTATGACCTTTGTGACGAAGTGAATGAACTTGATTGGGCTGTCGCTTTACAGCAATTAATCGAGCTTCTTCAAGATGTCTTAAAGAAATCAAATAAACAAACTCAACAATTACTGAAAAATCAACTATCACAATGGATTGCAGGTTTACCAAATTACATCAGAGCTTACCTCCCTATTCTGGTATGCGAAAGTTGA
- a CDS encoding aspartate aminotransferase family protein, with translation MGRGHLIKPLLTRNYPIIDSGKGVFLYDIDGKDYLDASSGAVTANIGHGVEEIVNAMHEQSKKVSFVYRSQFTNQPAEELAEKLSDISPGTLNWSFFVNSGTEAIETAMKVALQHWQERKRPEKQLFLSRRLSYHGITVGALSLSGFITRRERFEPLLENYPLLSPPYCYRCPFHSSYPKCHLQCAEELEDVIERLGAKYIAAFVAEPIIGAAGGAITPPDGYYQKIQEICNRHEILFIADEVMTGMGRTGKMFAVEHWGVTPDIMAIGKGLSGGYTPIAATLVSDEVIEPIEKGSKVIMSGHTFSANPQSCATALAVIQYTLKNNIIDNVTERGEMLKTKLAPLMKRFSFIGDVRGKGLLLGMEFVENARLKKTFPRDWNISQMVIDHAMESQLLLYPAASGHNGLDNNGVLLAPPLTITNKEIDLLVERLAKSFLLTEQSLALKERS, from the coding sequence ATGGGAAGAGGACATTTAATTAAACCGTTGCTAACTAGGAACTATCCCATTATTGATTCCGGTAAAGGGGTTTTTTTATATGACATTGATGGAAAGGATTATTTAGATGCTTCTTCAGGAGCAGTAACAGCCAATATTGGTCATGGTGTAGAAGAAATTGTTAATGCGATGCACGAACAAAGTAAAAAAGTATCCTTTGTTTACCGCTCACAATTTACGAATCAGCCTGCAGAAGAGTTAGCAGAGAAGTTGAGTGATATATCCCCTGGAACGCTCAATTGGTCTTTTTTTGTCAATAGTGGTACAGAAGCAATTGAAACCGCAATGAAAGTAGCTTTACAACATTGGCAAGAGAGAAAACGGCCAGAGAAACAGTTGTTCCTTTCTAGAAGACTAAGTTATCACGGAATAACGGTTGGTGCCTTATCATTATCAGGCTTTATCACACGCAGAGAACGATTTGAACCACTACTTGAAAACTATCCTTTATTATCTCCTCCTTATTGTTATCGTTGTCCATTCCACTCTAGTTATCCTAAATGTCATTTGCAATGTGCAGAAGAGTTAGAAGATGTAATTGAAAGATTAGGAGCAAAATATATTGCTGCCTTTGTCGCAGAACCGATTATCGGAGCGGCAGGAGGAGCTATTACTCCTCCTGATGGATATTATCAAAAAATACAAGAAATTTGTAACCGCCATGAAATTCTTTTCATAGCTGACGAAGTGATGACAGGTATGGGGAGAACAGGAAAAATGTTTGCTGTTGAACATTGGGGAGTTACTCCAGACATCATGGCGATTGGAAAAGGGCTAAGTGGTGGTTATACACCAATAGCCGCAACACTTGTTTCTGATGAAGTAATTGAACCAATTGAAAAAGGTTCGAAAGTGATTATGAGTGGCCATACATTTAGTGCTAACCCGCAGTCATGTGCAACCGCTTTGGCGGTAATTCAATACACATTAAAAAATAATATTATCGATAACGTCACTGAAAGAGGTGAAATGTTAAAGACGAAGTTAGCTCCTCTAATGAAGCGGTTTTCATTTATTGGGGATGTTCGCGGGAAAGGTTTGCTGTTAGGGATGGAATTTGTAGAAAATGCTCGATTAAAAAAGACTTTCCCTAGGGATTGGAATATCAGTCAGATGGTTATTGATCACGCTATGGAATCTCAACTATTGTTATATCCAGCGGCTTCAGGTCATAACGGGTTAGATAATAATGGAGTATTACTTGCACCACCGTTAACAATTACAAATAAAGAAATCGACCTACTTGTTGAGCGGTTAGCAAAATCATTCCTTTTAACCGAACAAAGTTTAGCTCTAAAAGAAAGGAGTTAA
- a CDS encoding CoA transferase subunit A, whose product MSYQKVKSSHEIFDFVKSSTTMMIGGFGGVGSPPTIIDTLLHSDINSLTIISNDAGFPNIGIGKLVCSNKVKKMVTTHIGSNPVAGQMMNEKKLEIEFVPQGTFAERVRAGGVGLGGILVDSGLQSLNSSKENRMTIGGKSYFVESPLVADISIIYAKKADTYGNLIYDKTARNMNPLMAMAGEVTIVEVEEIVPAGTLDPEMIVTPGIFVDIIIESKGVNWKWAWE is encoded by the coding sequence ATGTCATACCAGAAAGTTAAATCTAGTCATGAAATTTTCGATTTTGTAAAAAGTTCAACCACGATGATGATTGGTGGTTTTGGTGGAGTAGGAAGCCCTCCTACCATCATTGATACTCTTTTACACAGCGATATTAACTCATTGACGATTATTAGTAATGACGCTGGGTTCCCTAATATCGGAATTGGTAAATTAGTATGTAGCAATAAAGTCAAAAAAATGGTGACAACACATATTGGTTCAAATCCAGTAGCTGGTCAAATGATGAACGAAAAGAAGTTAGAAATTGAATTTGTTCCACAAGGGACGTTTGCTGAACGAGTTAGAGCAGGTGGAGTCGGCCTTGGCGGTATCCTCGTAGATAGTGGTCTACAATCATTAAATTCATCGAAGGAAAATAGGATGACTATCGGTGGTAAGTCGTATTTTGTCGAATCTCCTCTTGTAGCTGATATATCGATCATTTATGCTAAAAAAGCTGACACTTATGGAAATCTTATTTATGATAAAACCGCTAGAAATATGAACCCGTTAATGGCAATGGCTGGGGAGGTTACGATTGTGGAAGTCGAAGAAATTGTTCCAGCTGGTACCCTTGATCCCGAAATGATTGTGACCCCTGGTATTTTTGTAGATATCATCATTGAAAGTAAAGGGGTGAACTGGAAATGGGCTTGGGAGTAG
- a CDS encoding 3-oxoacid CoA-transferase subunit B: MGLGVEDRIRMVKRAAKEIRPLMCVNLGIGIPTLVADFIPEEWNVMFHAENGILGAGRKPASGSEDENLCNAGGYPITLSKGGSYFDSATAFAIVRKQLLDMTILGGLEVSEQGDLANWIVPGKRVPGMGGAMDLAVNGKKLVVMMSHTDKQGKSKIVKKCGLPLTATQCVNLIITERAVIEVGEAGLILKETMDRYSVEDIVANTGCTLTIPPDIEKFQ, from the coding sequence ATGGGCTTGGGAGTAGAAGATCGTATACGCATGGTAAAACGGGCAGCAAAAGAAATTAGACCACTCATGTGTGTGAATTTAGGGATTGGGATTCCTACGCTCGTTGCTGACTTTATACCTGAAGAATGGAATGTCATGTTTCATGCCGAAAATGGTATTTTAGGCGCTGGTCGGAAACCAGCTTCAGGAAGTGAAGATGAAAACTTATGTAATGCAGGTGGTTACCCCATTACATTGAGTAAAGGTGGCTCTTATTTTGATAGTGCAACTGCTTTTGCGATTGTTCGTAAACAATTACTCGATATGACGATATTAGGGGGTCTAGAAGTAAGTGAGCAAGGGGACTTGGCCAATTGGATTGTTCCAGGAAAACGAGTTCCAGGAATGGGCGGAGCCATGGACTTGGCGGTAAATGGGAAAAAACTCGTCGTCATGATGAGCCATACTGATAAGCAGGGAAAATCGAAAATCGTAAAAAAATGTGGATTGCCACTAACGGCTACTCAATGTGTAAATTTAATCATAACTGAAAGGGCAGTTATTGAAGTAGGTGAGGCAGGTTTAATTTTAAAAGAAACGATGGACCGTTATTCTGTAGAAGATATAGTAGCTAACACGGGGTGTACGCTTACTATACCACCTGATATTGAAAAATTTCAGTAG
- a CDS encoding chemotaxis protein, with protein sequence MNNDKILLETGTNELEIVMFHVGTGLFGINVLKVREIINPLPITETPNSHSYIEGVIRLRQEVIPVVDLSKVLNFPPSNQPEQDKFIISELNQVKVAFHVHSVTRIHRISWQQIEKPSQLSQGEQAQTIGIVKMDEGMALLLDFEKIVVDISPESGVNVESLKVLGPRQRSIKNLVAAEDSAILRKLLSDTLAEAGYDNVRFFENGQAAWEFLDSLANDTSKNPLEEVNLLITDLEMPQMDGHHLTLKVKENPRLSDLPVVIFSSLITDDLFHKGEKVGASAQISKPEIVQLVQKIDELIL encoded by the coding sequence ATGAATAATGACAAAATATTACTTGAAACTGGTACGAATGAGCTGGAAATTGTAATGTTTCATGTGGGGACAGGCTTATTCGGTATTAATGTTTTAAAAGTCCGTGAAATTATTAACCCATTGCCAATTACTGAGACACCAAATAGTCATTCGTATATAGAAGGAGTCATTCGTTTACGACAAGAAGTAATTCCAGTAGTTGACCTATCTAAAGTTCTAAATTTTCCTCCATCCAACCAACCAGAACAGGATAAGTTTATCATTTCTGAATTAAATCAAGTTAAAGTAGCTTTTCATGTTCATAGCGTTACAAGAATACACCGCATTTCATGGCAACAAATCGAAAAGCCAAGTCAACTTTCTCAAGGCGAACAAGCACAAACGATAGGGATTGTAAAAATGGATGAAGGCATGGCATTGTTACTCGATTTTGAGAAGATTGTTGTTGATATTAGTCCAGAGTCGGGTGTAAATGTAGAAAGCTTAAAAGTTCTTGGGCCAAGACAACGATCCATTAAAAATCTTGTAGCCGCAGAAGATTCTGCGATCTTAAGAAAATTACTAAGCGATACATTAGCAGAAGCTGGATATGATAATGTTCGTTTTTTTGAAAATGGACAGGCAGCTTGGGAATTTCTTGATTCATTGGCGAATGATACAAGTAAAAATCCGTTAGAAGAAGTAAACCTATTAATAACGGATTTAGAGATGCCTCAGATGGATGGTCATCATCTTACTTTAAAAGTAAAAGAGAATCCAAGACTGTCAGATCTTCCAGTTGTCATCTTTTCTTCTCTTATTACGGATGACTTGTTTCATAAAGGTGAAAAGGTTGGAGCAAGTGCACAAATTAGTAAGCCAGAGATCGTACAACTTGTTCAAAAAATAGATGAATTGATTTTATAA
- a CDS encoding Na/Pi cotransporter family protein produces MGTISVVIGGVGLFLLGMTLMTDGLKALAGDALKQLLSKFTGGTFSSVLSGATITALIQSSSATTFMTIGFVSAGLLTFTQSVGVIIGANVGSTSTGWLVSVIGFKVNMATLALPLVGVGVFLKLFSKGKLAPHGMALAGFGLLFLGIDILQQGMSGIGDMFDLGALSGDTFLHLVLLIVIGIAMTVIMQSSSAAVVTTLTALYAGAITFDQAAVLVIGQNVGTTVKAIIAAIGSSTPAKRTAVAHILFNILTGLVALISLHLLISVVFYISDLLHITDKSVSLAIFHTLFNIIGVLLIVPFMPLFIKLVIRMVPEKGDHLTKHLDHSVATVGPVAIEAVRRTLFKILSLIAVSFVSVIKGQKPLAYLKKSLDDVENALIEIRGFLSKIHSESPSISNREYNQHVSMIHAVDHIHRLTRALKETESLEKLKSDIRITNLLMKLLNVFEQVCECIEKDQLIKLVAEVEQNSIEIASIRKEDRETIIKTTAKSQLNVNEAIEKVHSIHWIDRVAYHLWRTVYHLDEKETLEITDYDLENGPE; encoded by the coding sequence ATGGGGACAATTTCAGTAGTGATTGGGGGAGTAGGTTTATTCCTATTAGGAATGACCTTAATGACAGACGGCTTAAAAGCACTAGCTGGCGATGCTCTCAAGCAACTATTAAGTAAGTTTACAGGGGGAACTTTTTCATCGGTACTTTCTGGCGCGACGATTACAGCCCTTATTCAGTCTTCAAGTGCGACCACTTTTATGACAATCGGTTTTGTAAGTGCAGGGCTCTTAACGTTTACTCAATCGGTCGGCGTCATTATCGGTGCAAATGTCGGTAGTACAAGTACAGGGTGGCTCGTCTCTGTAATTGGTTTTAAAGTTAATATGGCTACCCTTGCTTTGCCATTAGTCGGGGTCGGCGTTTTTTTAAAGTTATTTTCCAAAGGCAAGTTAGCACCTCATGGGATGGCACTTGCAGGATTCGGACTTTTATTTTTAGGGATAGATATTTTACAACAAGGGATGTCAGGAATTGGAGACATGTTTGATCTTGGCGCCTTATCTGGAGATACATTCTTACATTTAGTTTTACTGATTGTTATAGGAATTGCGATGACTGTGATTATGCAGTCCTCTAGTGCCGCAGTCGTTACAACTTTGACGGCACTTTATGCGGGGGCGATTACATTTGACCAAGCAGCCGTGTTGGTTATTGGGCAAAATGTAGGAACGACTGTAAAAGCCATAATCGCAGCTATTGGGAGTTCTACACCAGCGAAGCGTACTGCAGTTGCTCATATATTATTTAATATATTGACAGGATTAGTAGCTTTAATTAGCTTACATTTACTTATTTCGGTTGTGTTTTATATAAGTGATTTGTTACATATTACCGACAAAAGTGTTTCGCTGGCTATTTTCCATACGCTGTTTAATATCATTGGAGTGCTTCTGATCGTTCCTTTTATGCCACTGTTCATTAAACTTGTGATAAGAATGGTGCCTGAAAAGGGGGATCATTTAACGAAGCATTTAGATCATAGTGTAGCCACTGTGGGTCCTGTTGCGATTGAAGCTGTAAGGAGAACGTTGTTCAAGATTTTAAGCTTAATTGCCGTTTCTTTCGTAAGTGTTATTAAAGGGCAAAAACCACTTGCATATTTAAAGAAAAGCTTGGATGATGTTGAAAATGCTTTAATTGAAATTCGTGGATTTTTATCAAAAATACATTCTGAATCACCTAGTATTTCTAACCGTGAATACAATCAACATGTTTCTATGATCCATGCCGTTGATCATATACATAGACTCACTAGGGCACTTAAGGAAACCGAATCTTTAGAAAAGCTTAAATCTGATATTCGGATTACAAACTTGCTTATGAAACTTTTAAATGTTTTTGAGCAGGTTTGTGAATGTATTGAAAAAGATCAATTGATAAAACTTGTAGCTGAAGTTGAACAGAATTCAATAGAAATAGCTTCTATTCGTAAAGAAGATCGAGAAACGATTATTAAAACGACAGCTAAAAGTCAACTGAATGTCAATGAGGCTATCGAAAAAGTTCATTCAATTCATTGGATAGATCGAGTTGCATACCATTTATGGCGAACCGTTTATCATTTAGACGAAAAAGAAACCCTAGAAATAACAGATTATGATTTAGAAAATGGACCAGAATAA
- the ablB gene encoding putative beta-lysine N-acetyltransferase: MNNHIDVDSYNERVVAYFPTYNEQEIGDLEQTQRQHQPSKTIIYLKKEYVSLFVKKGYRMEGSIIGFFNGVDGYVVSLYGSKERKTSKKIDQQGKILKTVEQIKPIHKLPPLDTKYSIRLASHQDVKGLVQLYDTVFQKYPTPVFDENYVRKVMNDDYFYIIIKDGEKVVSAASAMINPFRSAEITDCATDPNYRGKQFLSQIIIRLEEELINRDVNYAYSLTRALSAGMNVTIKRLGYKYGGKLINNCIISSGFEDMCIWSKQLKKADS; encoded by the coding sequence TTGAATAATCATATTGATGTAGATTCATATAATGAACGGGTTGTTGCTTATTTTCCGACGTACAACGAACAGGAAATTGGGGATCTTGAACAGACACAACGACAACATCAACCATCGAAAACCATTATATACCTAAAAAAAGAATATGTTTCACTTTTCGTAAAGAAAGGATATAGAATGGAAGGGAGCATTATTGGCTTTTTTAACGGAGTTGATGGATATGTTGTCAGTTTATACGGAAGTAAGGAAAGAAAGACTTCTAAGAAAATCGATCAACAAGGCAAGATTTTAAAAACGGTTGAACAAATCAAACCCATTCACAAACTGCCGCCATTAGACACAAAGTATTCTATACGTCTAGCAAGTCATCAAGACGTTAAGGGACTTGTACAGTTATATGATACGGTGTTTCAAAAGTATCCAACGCCAGTCTTTGATGAAAACTATGTAAGGAAAGTTATGAATGACGATTACTTCTATATCATCATCAAGGACGGAGAAAAGGTGGTTAGTGCAGCCTCAGCAATGATCAACCCGTTTCGAAGTGCAGAAATAACCGACTGCGCAACCGATCCGAATTATCGAGGGAAACAGTTCCTCTCCCAAATTATTATTAGGTTAGAAGAAGAATTAATTAATCGGGACGTTAATTATGCGTATTCATTAACACGAGCACTATCGGCTGGAATGAACGTGACTATTAAACGATTAGGTTATAAGTACGGAGGGAAGTTAATTAATAATTGCATTATAAGTAGTGGATTTGAAGATATGTGTATCTGGTCTAAACAGCTAAAGAAGGCAGACTCTTAA
- a CDS encoding DUF421 domain-containing protein, with the protein MLNYIIIFLKTLLMFSVGITAFRMMGSQAVGEMTDFDLVVVIAIGALMGAPIVDPSIHPLTAIIAIGGFVLAQIVFSILSLKSNRFELLIMGRPIAIIRNGKVLMNGLRKARMTANNLDQELRIKGIESVEKVKVGFLEPNGKVSILMNNSSETSKSNQTKAP; encoded by the coding sequence ATGTTGAATTACATCATCATTTTCCTAAAAACACTGCTTATGTTTTCTGTCGGAATTACGGCTTTTCGAATGATGGGAAGTCAGGCTGTTGGTGAAATGACGGATTTTGATTTAGTCGTTGTTATCGCAATTGGCGCTTTAATGGGAGCTCCAATAGTGGATCCATCCATTCATCCATTAACTGCAATTATTGCCATAGGTGGCTTTGTCCTAGCTCAAATTGTTTTTAGTATTCTTTCTTTAAAATCTAATCGATTTGAGCTATTAATTATGGGGCGTCCGATAGCGATTATTCGGAATGGAAAAGTATTAATGAATGGTTTAAGAAAAGCAAGAATGACAGCAAATAACTTAGATCAAGAATTGAGAATTAAAGGCATTGAATCCGTTGAAAAAGTAAAAGTAGGATTTTTAGAGCCAAATGGAAAGGTCAGCATTTTAATGAATAATAGTTCCGAAACGTCGAAGTCCAATCAAACTAAGGCTCCCTAA
- a CDS encoding YokU family protein, with protein sequence MTCEWCQSNNTVQTTKEAYWELPDGLKAIQIHNIPSVYCQSCGMNYISESLVQEIEDHLFLIHTHDLPHAVNYDDLMNKPRTLKKNYFRM encoded by the coding sequence ATAACATGTGAATGGTGTCAGTCAAATAATACAGTACAAACGACAAAAGAAGCCTATTGGGAGTTACCCGACGGATTAAAAGCTATTCAAATTCACAATATTCCGTCGGTTTATTGTCAATCGTGTGGAATGAATTATATTAGCGAATCACTTGTACAAGAAATTGAAGACCATTTATTCCTTATTCATACACATGACCTCCCCCATGCTGTAAACTATGATGACTTAATGAACAAACCACGTACTCTAAAGAAAAATTATTTTAGAATGTAA
- a CDS encoding peptidase — protein MKNYQTLIHSWIHDNKVIGIELLQNLVRKRSVQTNEYEAQQVIINHLKKLDLEIDEWEVAGEVFNHPYFCSTRKDFLKSPNIVAVKRGSGNGRSIILNGHIDVVPEGDLSQWTDDPYSGKIENGRMYGRGTTDMKGGTVSLLLAIQALKELGIELNGDVIFQSVIEEESGGAGTLETIIRGYKADAAIIPEPTNMKIFPKQQGSMWFRLTIKGRSAHGGTRYEGVSAIEKSLPVIQAIQTLEKIRNARIVDPLYQNTPIPIPINLGVIKGGDWPSSVADEVTIEGRIGVAPDEEMAHAQEELKQCLQDLESVDPWIKEHPIGIDWFGARWVPGTIDEEHPLMGILQTKFSEVKHTKPTIEASPWGTDGGLLEKLGGIPVIVFGPGTTQTAHFPNEYIELERMFEVAEIIALTLIDWCGVKEQ, from the coding sequence ATGAAAAACTATCAAACGTTAATTCACTCGTGGATCCATGACAATAAAGTGATTGGGATTGAACTGTTACAAAACCTTGTCCGTAAACGAAGTGTGCAAACGAATGAATATGAGGCCCAACAAGTCATAATAAATCATCTCAAGAAGCTTGATTTAGAAATAGACGAATGGGAAGTGGCAGGAGAAGTTTTTAATCATCCTTATTTTTGTTCAACAAGAAAAGATTTCTTAAAAAGTCCTAACATTGTTGCTGTTAAGAGAGGAAGTGGCAATGGGAGGTCAATCATTTTAAATGGACATATTGATGTTGTACCTGAAGGAGACTTAAGTCAGTGGACGGATGATCCGTACAGTGGCAAAATAGAAAATGGTAGAATGTATGGACGAGGAACAACGGATATGAAAGGGGGAACCGTTTCACTTTTATTAGCGATTCAAGCTTTGAAGGAACTAGGAATTGAATTAAACGGTGATGTTATTTTTCAAAGTGTGATTGAAGAAGAAAGTGGTGGTGCTGGAACATTGGAAACAATTATTCGTGGCTATAAAGCAGATGCTGCGATTATTCCAGAACCAACCAATATGAAAATTTTCCCGAAGCAACAAGGCTCGATGTGGTTTCGACTTACTATTAAAGGGCGTTCTGCTCATGGCGGTACTCGATATGAGGGAGTCAGTGCAATTGAAAAATCGCTGCCAGTTATTCAAGCGATCCAAACACTTGAGAAAATACGAAATGCTAGAATTGTAGATCCACTTTATCAAAATACACCAATTCCCATTCCGATTAACCTTGGCGTTATTAAGGGGGGAGATTGGCCTTCTTCTGTTGCGGATGAAGTTACGATTGAAGGGAGAATTGGTGTTGCACCAGATGAAGAAATGGCCCACGCCCAAGAGGAATTAAAACAATGTTTACAAGATCTAGAAAGTGTGGATCCTTGGATTAAGGAGCATCCTATAGGTATCGACTGGTTTGGTGCTAGATGGGTACCTGGTACGATTGATGAAGAGCACCCGTTAATGGGAATTCTTCAAACAAAGTTCAGCGAAGTAAAACATACAAAGCCAACCATTGAAGCTTCGCCGTGGGGCACAGACGGTGGTTTATTAGAAAAGCTAGGTGGAATCCCTGTCATAGTATTCGGACCTGGTACGACGCAAACTGCTCATTTTCCAAATGAATATATTGAACTTGAAAGAATGTTTGAAGTAGCAGAAATTATCGCTCTTACGTTAATAGATTGGTGCGGAGTAAAAGAGCAATAG